A genomic window from Streptomyces sp. HUAS YS2 includes:
- a CDS encoding TetR/AcrR family transcriptional regulator yields MMEDVASDGGISSGDKPRRGRRVRMTGAERREQLLDIGRTLFAAKGFEGTSVEEIAAKAGVSKPVVYEHFGGKEGLYAVVVDREMRQLLDMVTGALTAGHPRELLEQAAFALLDYIERYTDGFRILVRDSPVAQSTGTFASLISDIATQVEDILGLEFKARGFDPKLAPLYAQALVGMVALTGQWWLDVRKPKKAEVAAHLVNLAWHGLDGMEQKPRLIGHRKA; encoded by the coding sequence ATGATGGAGGACGTGGCGAGCGACGGCGGTATCAGCAGCGGTGACAAGCCCCGTAGGGGGCGCAGGGTCCGGATGACCGGCGCGGAGCGCCGGGAACAGCTGCTGGACATCGGCCGCACGCTGTTCGCCGCGAAGGGTTTCGAGGGCACGTCGGTGGAGGAGATCGCGGCGAAGGCCGGCGTCTCCAAGCCGGTGGTGTACGAGCACTTCGGTGGCAAGGAGGGCCTGTACGCGGTCGTCGTGGACCGGGAGATGCGCCAGCTCCTCGACATGGTGACCGGGGCGCTGACCGCGGGGCATCCGCGGGAGCTGCTCGAACAGGCCGCGTTCGCCCTGCTCGACTACATCGAGCGGTACACGGACGGGTTCAGGATCCTGGTGCGTGACTCGCCGGTGGCGCAGTCGACGGGCACGTTCGCGTCGCTGATCAGCGACATCGCCACGCAGGTGGAGGACATCCTGGGCCTGGAGTTCAAGGCCCGCGGGTTCGACCCGAAGCTGGCGCCGCTGTACGCGCAGGCGCTGGTGGGCATGGTGGCGCTGACCGGCCAGTGGTGGCTGGACGTCCGCAAGCCGAAGAAGGCGGAGGTCGCGGCGCATCTGGTGAACCTGGCGTGGCACGGCCTGGACGGCATGGAGCAGAAGCCCCGGCTGATAGGTCACCGCAAGGCCTGA
- a CDS encoding acyl-CoA desaturase: MTSSPQVLDPAPDLPAATLGGDRKGSVEQIALSLFITVPFVALLAAVPLVWGWGVSWLDLGLMTAMYFIGCHGITIGFHRYFTHGSFKAKRPLRIALAIMGSLAVEGPLVRWVADHRKHHKFSDAEGDPHSPWRFGETVPALMKGLWWAHIGWMFDEERTPQHKYAPDLIKDPALVAISRQFVVWTIVSMAIPPVVGGLVTMSWWGAFTAFFWGSLVRVALLHHVTWSINSICHAVGKRPFKSRDRSGNVWWLAVLSCGESWHNLHHAEPTSARHGVLRGQVDSSARLIRWFEKLGWAYDVRWPAQARIEARRRAASADAA, translated from the coding sequence ATGACCTCCAGCCCCCAGGTGCTCGACCCTGCCCCGGATCTTCCCGCCGCAACGCTGGGCGGGGATCGGAAAGGCTCGGTCGAGCAGATCGCGCTGTCGCTCTTCATCACGGTGCCGTTCGTGGCTCTGCTCGCGGCGGTGCCGCTGGTCTGGGGCTGGGGCGTGAGCTGGCTCGATCTGGGCCTGATGACGGCGATGTACTTCATCGGCTGCCACGGCATCACGATCGGCTTCCACCGTTACTTCACGCATGGCTCCTTCAAGGCGAAGCGCCCGCTGCGTATCGCGCTGGCGATCATGGGCTCGCTCGCGGTGGAGGGGCCGCTGGTGCGCTGGGTGGCCGACCACCGCAAGCACCACAAGTTCTCCGACGCGGAGGGCGACCCGCACTCGCCGTGGCGGTTCGGCGAGACGGTTCCGGCGCTGATGAAGGGCCTGTGGTGGGCGCACATCGGCTGGATGTTCGACGAGGAACGCACGCCGCAGCACAAGTACGCCCCCGACCTGATCAAGGACCCGGCGCTGGTGGCGATCTCTCGCCAGTTCGTGGTGTGGACGATCGTGTCGATGGCGATCCCGCCGGTGGTGGGCGGTCTGGTCACGATGTCGTGGTGGGGCGCGTTCACCGCGTTCTTCTGGGGGTCGCTGGTCCGGGTGGCGCTGCTGCACCACGTGACCTGGTCGATCAACTCGATCTGCCACGCGGTCGGCAAGCGCCCGTTCAAGTCCCGTGACCGTTCGGGCAACGTGTGGTGGCTGGCGGTGCTGTCGTGCGGCGAGTCGTGGCACAACCTGCACCACGCGGAGCCGACGTCGGCGCGGCACGGCGTGCTGCGCGGGCAGGTCGATTCCAGCGCGCGGCTGATCCGCTGGTTCGAGAAGCTGGGCTGGGCGTACGACGTGCGCTGGCCGGCGCAGGCCCGCATCGAAGCCCGCCGCCGGGCCGCGTCCGCCGACGCGGCATGA